Genomic window (Escherichia fergusonii ATCC 35469):
AACCTGCGACTTTTTCGTTCGTTTCCCGAGTTGGTTGCCCCTGGATAAATGGATCCCACAAGTGTTTGTCGCTTCCGGGGATTGTGCAGAACGGCAGTGGGAATTTTTAGGACTGGAAATGCCACAATGGTTGCTGGGTATTTTTGTGGCCTATCTTATTGTTGCTATCCTGGTAGCGATTTCTCAGCCATTCAAAGCGAAAAAACGTGATCTGTTTGGTCGTTAATCACTGACCGCTTTTTGCTAAAGATCGAAATAAGGGGGCACAATGGCCCCCTTTTCATTATTGATTATTGCTGTGGATTTTTCGGTAACTCCGAAACCCAGGTTTCTTCGGTTTGCTCATAGGTTTTATCTCCGCGCGTCACCTTCACTTTGACCCAGGTTCGGCCAGGCAAATAGGTGCGGATTTCAGAATAAGCATGCCCCGTCCAACTTAAGGTTACTTTTGCGGGTGTCATTGTGATCTTATCGGCTGAATCCAGGTATTTTTCATTACCCGCAGTGAATTCTGCTTCCCCCGTCATTGGGTTACCAAACTTATCGGTAAGTCTGGCAATAAACCCAAATGGTTCACCGTCGTCCGTCACATAACCCGGTTCCATAGAGAGACTCAGAACACCATTGTTTTCATCTGCATACAGAGAGAAAGATTTCTCCGCACTGGTAGTAGCGCCAAGCTCATCCAGAGTCGCAGTTAATTTGTACGATCCGGCTGTTCTGCCATGTACACTTACCGTCGCCTTGCCACTTTCATCAGTCGTTACAGTTGATTGATCAACTACCAGTTCTCCATTTTTCGATGGCCCTGTGGTACTGATTTTCACAACACGACCACTTAACGCTTCACCAGATTTGCTTTTCAGTTGCAGCGTAAATTTCAGGTTGCTGGTATCGCTCACTACAGCCGAGCTCACATCAGATGTGATCTCCAGCACGGCATCCTTCACATCCGTCACTGCATCAATATTTTGGCTTGCGGTGATACGCTTCCCATTGAGCATATACTCGGCCTGAATCGTGTACTTGCCAGCTTTTGACGCAGTGAACTGCGTGGTTGCCTGTCCACGAGCATCCAGTTGCAGTTTGCTGCTGGTCAATGATGCTCCCGTTGACGGAGTAATGGTTAAGTTCACATCGCCAGCAAACGCATTGTTATTGGCATCAAGCATCTGAATATCCACAGTCGCGTTTTCATGACCGTCAGCCACAATCTGCTGTTTCGATGCGCCAATCGTCAGTTCTGCAGAGGCGGCATCTGGCACAAAAGTTAACTTAACACTGCCAGATTCCACACTATTGGAACCGTCAGTCACCCGTGCAGTCACTGTGTACTCTCCCGCTTTCACGGTAGTAAGGGGTACAGAAACACGACCTGCCGCGTCCGTGATGATATTTGCCGGAACAGACAAGCCCTCAGCGGATGTGATGAGTTCAACCTTCTGCCCATTCACCGACGCATTAGTGTTATTTGTCAGCTGCACATTCAGTACCGCTGCATCCTTACCGTTGGCAGGAATATTGGCTGTTGCACTACTGTTTTCAGGGGTCAGTGACAATGATGCCCCGGTCATATTCGATGCAAACGTCACCGTTAGCTCAGAAGAATCCTGAGGACCAGCATGGGCCTTAATGACATAAGATCCCGGTGTAGAGCTCACTAACGTGAAAACAGCGTTACCGTTTTCGTCAGTTGAAACTGCATGTTCACCACCAACTTGTGTTATCCCTGAAGGAAGTGACAACGTCACAGCATAGCCAGGAACCACATTGCCGAAACGGTCTGCAAGGCTTACCGTTACCGTATTCTGCTGCTTACCATCTGCCAATGCATTATTTTTGCTTGCCTCAAAACGAGAGAATGCAAACTGCATTCGATCTTCCGTAAAGGAGATTTCTTTCTCAATACCGGAGAAATCGTGGCTATCAGATTTAACACCTATCCGAATCTTGCCCGCTCGTTTTGCTGTTACAGTAGCGCTATAAACACCCTCTTTTTCTGTGACCGCCCCAAAATCAACACCTTCTGCCTGGTCAAGGGCATAAAAACGCAATGTTTTATCGCCTGTAATGGCATTTCCCTTGGCATCTTTCGCAACCAGTTGTAGATTGATGTTGTAACCAACCACCTGCTCAGCAGGTGCTGCGGTTAATACAGCGTCAGTTTCAGTTTCGCCTTCTTCAGCAACTGTCTGCTTAATATTCAGTGTGAAGGTTTTTCCCAGTACTTTTGCCGTTACACGCGCCGTCCCGGATTGTGAGCCTGCGGTAAGCATTGAGCGATATACACCCGCAGAGATCTCCTGAACTTTGCCTAATTGCGGTCCGCTGACACTTCTGCTGCGCTGAGTATTATTATCAGGCGTAAACTCAAGTGACATCTCAATGTCATTTTCAAGCCCCGTTAATGGCTTACCGTTACTGTCTTTCAGATTAAGCGTAACCGGGTAAGTAGATTGCCCATCAGCCGAGATCTGAGCATTATTATTTCCATCCAGAGTAAAGGAAGAATCGCCAGCAGAGACATTGCTACTGGTGACACTAATCGTTATTACTGCATGGTTAGAAGCATTACCTTTGCTATCACGCGCTGTCGCCCCAACAGTCCAGGTGTTAACACCGCCATTCTGATAAGCCGGTAAAGTAAACTGCCACGACGTACCACTTCCGGTAATCTTGCCACCAGCTGCCGCAAATGCGCTGTCAGACCACTGAACGGACTGGATACCATTGCTGGCATGAGAGACATTTAACGTGACAGGAATAGTTGCCCCACTTTCGCCTTCAATGGCATCAGGCAGACTAATACGCAAAGTACTCTTCTTTTTATACTCCAGAACAATGTTGTTATTACGTTCAACAAAATCGTAGCGACGATTCTGTACCTCTCGCATTGCAGCAACATTGTCGCTGTCCAGCTGTTTCGATAACGGAACACCCGGGCGGTAGTTGATTTCAACACCAAAACGCGTGTCATGGGTATTACTCTGCCCCTGCCTGTGCTGGGCAGAGAATTTCACCAACGGAACAGGGGTATAAGAAATCTCCCCCGTTACCGCGTAAGGGTTCTCCTGCAGATTGTCACTGCCAAACAAGCCAACATTCTTACCATAATATTTTTCGAACTGAACTGAGGCCCCTAACTGCGGGTATGCAGGCAACCAACCCTCAGCAGAAACATCCCAGCCATTCGCCGGACGCTCAAGATAGTCCGCCAAATCGCGGCTGTTTTTCCAGTCAGAGAGTCCGAAATAGGTGTTCGCACCAAAACGCAGATAATCCCGCCAGTATTCCACCCCAAAACCGGCACGGGAGTGACTACGCGTTAAGTCATAATCGTAAAAGATGTTCGCCCCCAACATGGCATTGTCCGGGGTAAAATGACGAACACCGATACCAATATTGGCCTGATTGCGATCATCTGTACGATGCAGTGACGTCTGACTGAACAGAACATAATCTTTGGTATCCATCCAGGGATATAAAAAATCAAACTCAGCGTCTTTCAAAGAGAAGGAGTCATCAACATTAAGTTTGATACGCGCATTGCCATATTGCTGTAGCCAGTCAACAACCTCTTTTGTCGCCTGAGCCGATAAAGTATTAACCGCAAAACTACTCGCATTATTATTCGTCAGGCTCTGACCAGCACTTGCTGCAAATGAAGCCAGTTTATTTGCGTGCTCATCATTAGCATAAGTTTGTGCAATATCTGCATTACCAGACGATGCAAAACTGTTTGCCGGAATCAGAGAAAGAGAAACTGGAGATAATATTTGCGTCGCAATAACCGACCATGTGATTGCGTCGGTAGCTTTTCGTTTGAATTTCTTATTCACCATAGTCATTTAAAATAGTAACTCATTGAAAATAACTAAAAAATCAACTGGTAAGACAAGAAGGCGAAGAAATATACTAAATTTTAAGTAAAAAGCAATAGGGTTAATGCCAAAGAGGTATACGCCAAATTTCGTGATATATATGCAAAATAGATGAAAATTTATTTATGCAGTTTATTATGCTCTAAATAATTCACGTTGCAGGACAGAACATCAGTGACATTTAAACAATGTTTTCGTTGGTCGTGAATGGGAGGAAGCCTAAGGCCAAATACTCTGCAGATACAGAAAATGCAACCTGATGCATGACAAATATAAGCAAGCTAATGATAAGCAGTTTATATTTCAACAACCAAAATATCATTAAGAAAAATATGTTTTTCAGAAAATAAAAATCTATTTCCACCATAAACCATCCCTGAAGTGAAAATAGATTTCTGATTATATCAAGAGAGGAAATAATGGACGGGCGAATTCACTGCGCCCAGTCAGGTTTATTTAAGATGTGGTCCTGCCAGTCGACAACTTCGCTTTCTTTTACTGCGATATGACGAACAGAAATACGCTCTGCGTGCATTGCTGCTTTCGAACCGACAATCAGCGGATGCCATTTCGGCAACGGTTTACCTTCTGCAAGCAGTCGGTAAGCACACGTCACAGGTAGCCATTCAAATGTTGGCAGGTTTTCCCGCGTTAATTTAATACAGTCTGGTTCATATTCGAAGCGACGTTCGTAGTTGCGGCACTGACAGGTTTTGATGTTCAACTGGCGGCAGGCGACGTTGGTGAAATAGATCTCGTCGGTATCTTCATCCATCAGTTTGTGCAGGCAACATTGACCACAGCCATCGCACAACGACTCCCATTCGGCATCAGTCATGTCTTCCAGGGTCTTAGTTTGCCAAAAAGGTATGTCGCTCATTAGGGTATCCACCATTGCTATAAAGGCGCTTCTTATAACCACTTCGTAAGATCGATGCAAGTATTGCCGCCCCAAAGAGCGGCAGAATCTGTATACAAGATATTACAATACGCGAGTGATCAAATAATGACCATTGACGTTGATTTCCAGCTCATCGCCACTCACCAGGGGACCTACGCCTTCTGGCGTTCCAGTCAGTACGACATCCCCCGCTCTCAGGGTGAAGAACTTACTCATATAAGCGATAAGCGGAACAATTTGATGAATCATATCAGCAGTAGTTCCCTGCTGCCGCACATGACCGTTCACCTTCAAACCTAATGATGTATTCTGGGGATCACCGTCAAATTCCCCAACAGGGATAAACCCCGAAATTGGGCAAGAATTATCAAAGGCTTTCGCTTTTTCCCACGGTTGCCCTGCTTTTTTCATTTTTCCCTGAATATCACGCAGCGTCAGATCTAACGCAACGCCATAACCCGCAATGGCTTTGCGTACATGCTCTTCTGTGGCCTGACGCAGGGTCGCACCAATCAGTACAGCCAGTTCAACTTCATGATGGACAGCACCAAGATCGCTCGGGATAGCCAGCGGCTGACGGAGATCGCACAATGCCGTTTCCGGTTTGATAAACAACACCGGTTCCTCTGGCGTCTCGCTGCCCATCTCCTTGATGTGTTTGGCATAATTACTGCCGACACAAACAACCTTACTTACCGGGTAATCGAGCAGCGCACCTTGCCAGTTATGATGTTGGTACATAGTTTTCCCCTACGCTAAGTGATATTCAGGAATGACCTGGAGACTACCCGTTATTGCTCACTCTCTGTACGGATATGCCCAGTCAAAGAAAGATGCTGTTTCAGTAAATCTTCTGGTGGTGGCGGTAACTGCAAATAATATCCCTGCTCGGTTAACGCCTTTTTCACTTTTTCAATATCAGCATTGACTAATTTTTTACGCCCGTCCAACGGCAGAATCATCGCCAGTTGTGGTTTACCGAATCCCTGCATCAGCTCTTCGGGAACACGTGAAAAATCGTCTTTTTTTTCGACATATAAATAGGTCTGATCACGTTTACTACTTCTATAGATCACACAAAGCATACATTTACTCTGAATTAATGGGATGGTGACTTGCCTGAATATAATAGTGACTATAACATGCCTTCTGGACTTCGGAATATCTCCCCATACCGGGAAGATAATTAGCTAATTGAGTAAGGCCAGGATGTCAAACACGCCAATCGAGCTTAAAGGCAGCAGCTTCACCTTATCAGTGGTTCATTTACATGAGGCTGAACCAGAGGTTATTCGTCAGGCGTTGGAAGACAAAATCGCGCAAGCTCCTGCTTTTTTACGACATGCACCAGTGGTTATCAATGTCGGTGACCTTGAAAACCCGGTTAACTGGTCTGCGCTACAAAAAGCAGTGTCATCCACAGGTTTGCGCATTATTGGCGTCAGCGGCTGTAAAGATGCCTCACTGAAAGCTGAAATTGATGAGATGGGGCTTCCCTTACTGACTGA
Coding sequences:
- a CDS encoding inverse autotransporter beta domain-containing protein, translated to MTMVNKKFKRKATDAITWSVIATQILSPVSLSLIPANSFASSGNADIAQTYANDEHANKLASFAASAGQSLTNNNASSFAVNTLSAQATKEVVDWLQQYGNARIKLNVDDSFSLKDAEFDFLYPWMDTKDYVLFSQTSLHRTDDRNQANIGIGVRHFTPDNAMLGANIFYDYDLTRSHSRAGFGVEYWRDYLRFGANTYFGLSDWKNSRDLADYLERPANGWDVSAEGWLPAYPQLGASVQFEKYYGKNVGLFGSDNLQENPYAVTGEISYTPVPLVKFSAQHRQGQSNTHDTRFGVEINYRPGVPLSKQLDSDNVAAMREVQNRRYDFVERNNNIVLEYKKKSTLRISLPDAIEGESGATIPVTLNVSHASNGIQSVQWSDSAFAAAGGKITGSGTSWQFTLPAYQNGGVNTWTVGATARDSKGNASNHAVITISVTSSNVSAGDSSFTLDGNNNAQISADGQSTYPVTLNLKDSNGKPLTGLENDIEMSLEFTPDNNTQRSRSVSGPQLGKVQEISAGVYRSMLTAGSQSGTARVTAKVLGKTFTLNIKQTVAEEGETETDAVLTAAPAEQVVGYNINLQLVAKDAKGNAITGDKTLRFYALDQAEGVDFGAVTEKEGVYSATVTAKRAGKIRIGVKSDSHDFSGIEKEISFTEDRMQFAFSRFEASKNNALADGKQQNTVTVSLADRFGNVVPGYAVTLSLPSGITQVGGEHAVSTDENGNAVFTLVSSTPGSYVIKAHAGPQDSSELTVTFASNMTGASLSLTPENSSATANIPANGKDAAVLNVQLTNNTNASVNGQKVELITSAEGLSVPANIITDAAGRVSVPLTTVKAGEYTVTARVTDGSNSVESGSVKLTFVPDAASAELTIGASKQQIVADGHENATVDIQMLDANNNAFAGDVNLTITPSTGASLTSSKLQLDARGQATTQFTASKAGKYTIQAEYMLNGKRITASQNIDAVTDVKDAVLEITSDVSSAVVSDTSNLKFTLQLKSKSGEALSGRVVKISTTGPSKNGELVVDQSTVTTDESGKATVSVHGRTAGSYKLTATLDELGATTSAEKSFSLYADENNGVLSLSMEPGYVTDDGEPFGFIARLTDKFGNPMTGEAEFTAGNEKYLDSADKITMTPAKVTLSWTGHAYSEIRTYLPGRTWVKVKVTRGDKTYEQTEETWVSELPKNPQQ
- a CDS encoding YcgN family cysteine cluster protein — encoded protein: MSDIPFWQTKTLEDMTDAEWESLCDGCGQCCLHKLMDEDTDEIYFTNVACRQLNIKTCQCRNYERRFEYEPDCIKLTRENLPTFEWLPVTCAYRLLAEGKPLPKWHPLIVGSKAAMHAERISVRHIAVKESEVVDWQDHILNKPDWAQ
- a CDS encoding fumarylacetoacetate hydrolase family protein encodes the protein MYQHHNWQGALLDYPVSKVVCVGSNYAKHIKEMGSETPEEPVLFIKPETALCDLRQPLAIPSDLGAVHHEVELAVLIGATLRQATEEHVRKAIAGYGVALDLTLRDIQGKMKKAGQPWEKAKAFDNSCPISGFIPVGEFDGDPQNTSLGLKVNGHVRQQGTTADMIHQIVPLIAYMSKFFTLRAGDVVLTGTPEGVGPLVSGDELEINVNGHYLITRVL
- a CDS encoding YcgL domain-containing protein, with amino-acid sequence MLCVIYRSSKRDQTYLYVEKKDDFSRVPEELMQGFGKPQLAMILPLDGRKKLVNADIEKVKKALTEQGYYLQLPPPPEDLLKQHLSLTGHIRTESEQ